One genomic region from bacterium encodes:
- a CDS encoding FGGY family carbohydrate kinase produces MYLGIDLGTSKIAVVLYNEKENKIIFSSSYAHNALKIKDKFYEIDPEKIKRICFDIFKNIPYKKEIKGIGISTQMHGCLIVDKNFNPLTPLITWEDKRTLLSFKYNKTYIEYIKDICKNIENTGTTISTGFMGATIFYLKENNPDLFRKENKVCFLGDYIASCLTKEKIKTDITCAGSSGIFDIVKKEWLWNTIEKLKIPKYIFPEVVETGEILGTINKKVAKELGINEKCRVAVSIGDNQASILGCAGYLKNKLVLNIGTGSQISKNIGNYKEIKYCDTRYFIKNKYIVVGAGLSGGKTLKILEKFLKEVGGKIFNKKEPSLYKKMHKIAEKNKSNNIITGTFFSGSRIFPEIKGFIINLSEENFKLENFIFSFYLGVIFELYFYYKNIGGNKEEKIIGSGNGFRKNPLFAKISSSIFNLPVSIPLTKEEAATGTCLVIAEKLSGIDIEEFIRDNTNRDVYYPDKNLKYLQQLYDTYEDTIKNLTKIF; encoded by the coding sequence ATGTATCTTGGAATTGATTTAGGAACAAGTAAAATAGCAGTGGTTTTATATAATGAAAAAGAAAATAAAATAATTTTTTCTTCTTCTTATGCTCATAATGCACTGAAAATAAAAGACAAATTCTATGAAATAGATCCAGAAAAAATTAAAAGAATATGTTTTGATATTTTTAAAAACATACCTTACAAAAAGGAAATAAAAGGAATTGGAATTTCAACTCAAATGCATGGTTGTCTAATAGTAGATAAAAATTTCAACCCCCTTACTCCCTTAATAACATGGGAGGATAAAAGAACCCTTTTATCTTTCAAATATAATAAAACTTACATTGAATACATAAAAGATATCTGTAAAAATATAGAAAATACTGGGACAACAATTTCTACTGGATTTATGGGAGCGACTATTTTTTATCTTAAAGAAAATAACCCAGATTTATTCAGAAAAGAAAATAAAGTATGTTTTCTTGGCGATTATATTGCGTCTTGCCTTACAAAAGAAAAGATAAAAACAGATATAACCTGTGCTGGTTCAAGTGGAATTTTTGACATAGTAAAGAAAGAGTGGCTATGGAATACAATTGAGAAGTTAAAAATACCAAAATATATATTTCCAGAAGTTGTAGAAACAGGAGAGATATTAGGAACAATAAACAAAAAGGTTGCAAAAGAATTAGGTATAAACGAAAAATGTAGGGTAGCAGTTAGTATAGGAGATAATCAGGCATCTATATTAGGATGTGCCGGATACCTGAAAAATAAACTTGTTTTAAACATAGGAACTGGAAGTCAAATATCAAAAAATATTGGAAATTATAAAGAGATAAAATATTGTGACACAAGATATTTTATAAAAAATAAGTATATTGTAGTAGGAGCAGGACTATCAGGAGGAAAGACATTAAAAATTTTAGAAAAATTTTTAAAGGAAGTTGGAGGAAAAATTTTTAATAAAAAGGAGCCCTCTCTTTATAAAAAAATGCATAAAATTGCAGAAAAAAATAAAAGCAATAATATAATAACGGGGACATTTTTTTCTGGTTCAAGGATTTTTCCTGAAATAAAAGGTTTCATAATAAATTTAAGTGAAGAGAACTTTAAATTAGAGAACTTTATTTTTTCTTTTTATTTAGGAGTTATATTTGAACTTTATTTTTATTACAAGAATATAGGTGGGAATAAGGAAGAGAAAATTATAGGCAGTGGAAATGGGTTCAGGAAAAATCCCCTATTTGCTAAAATATCTTCTTCAATTTTTAATCTTCCCGTTTCGATTCCACTTACAAAAGAAGAAGCAGCAACAGGAACATGTTTAGTTATTGCTGAAAAACTTAGTGGTATTGATATAGAAGAATTTATAAGAGACAATACAAATAGAGATGTTTATTATCCAGATAAAAACTTAAAATATTTACAACAACTGTATGATACCTACGAAGACACAATAAAGAACCTAACAAAAATTTTTTAA